Proteins encoded in a region of the Elizabethkingia bruuniana genome:
- a CDS encoding glycine--tRNA ligase — protein MAKQEDVFKKVISHAKEYGFIFPSSEIYDGLSAIYDYGQNGAELKNNIKQYWWKAMVQLNENIVGIDSAIFMHPTIWKASGHVDAFNDPLIDNKDSKKRFRADVLVEDYCAKLEDKAQKEIDKAAKRFGEAFDKAQFEATNPRVIEYREKQKTILSRLAKSLENEDLADVKSLIEELEIADPDTGSKNWTEVRQFNLMFGTKLGATTETAMDLYLRPETAQGIFVNYLNVQKTSRHKLPFGIAQIGKAFRNEIVARQFIFRMREFEQMEMQFFVPPGTELEYYEKWKQTRLKWHLALGLGEENYKFHDHEKLAHYANAAADIEFKFPFGFKELEGIHSRTDFDLSAHEKFSGKKLQYFDPERNESYVPYVVETSVGLDRLFLSILSHCLKDEVLEDGSERTVLSLPPALAPFKVAVLPLMKKDGLAEYAEKVFDDLKYDFNVYYEEKDAIGKRYRRQDAIGTPFCITIDHDSLNDHTVTLRDRDTMQQERVPVSELRRIIDDKVNFRNLLSKI, from the coding sequence ATGGCTAAACAGGAAGACGTTTTCAAGAAGGTGATTTCTCACGCGAAAGAGTATGGTTTTATATTTCCGTCAAGTGAAATTTATGACGGACTTTCTGCAATCTATGACTACGGACAGAATGGTGCTGAGCTGAAAAACAATATCAAACAATATTGGTGGAAAGCAATGGTACAACTGAACGAAAACATTGTGGGAATCGATTCAGCAATCTTTATGCACCCTACAATCTGGAAAGCTTCCGGACACGTGGACGCTTTCAATGATCCGTTAATTGATAATAAAGACTCTAAAAAACGTTTCCGTGCAGATGTTCTGGTAGAAGACTATTGCGCAAAACTAGAAGATAAAGCTCAGAAAGAGATTGATAAAGCGGCAAAACGTTTTGGCGAAGCTTTTGATAAAGCTCAGTTTGAAGCTACAAACCCAAGAGTAATAGAGTACAGAGAGAAGCAGAAAACTATTCTGTCTCGTTTGGCAAAATCTCTTGAAAATGAAGATCTGGCAGATGTGAAATCTCTGATTGAAGAATTGGAAATTGCAGATCCGGATACAGGTTCTAAAAACTGGACAGAAGTAAGACAATTTAACCTGATGTTTGGTACTAAGCTAGGTGCTACGACAGAAACAGCAATGGATCTTTACCTTCGCCCGGAAACAGCACAAGGTATTTTTGTAAACTACCTGAACGTTCAGAAAACTTCCCGCCATAAGCTACCTTTCGGTATTGCCCAGATTGGTAAAGCATTCCGTAACGAAATTGTAGCCAGACAATTTATCTTCAGAATGCGTGAGTTCGAACAAATGGAAATGCAGTTTTTTGTACCTCCTGGAACAGAGCTAGAGTATTATGAAAAATGGAAACAAACGCGTTTGAAATGGCACCTGGCTTTAGGTCTTGGTGAAGAGAACTACAAATTCCACGATCATGAAAAATTAGCGCACTATGCAAATGCTGCGGCTGATATAGAATTTAAATTCCCATTTGGATTCAAAGAATTGGAAGGTATTCACAGTAGAACTGATTTTGACCTTTCTGCACACGAGAAGTTCTCGGGTAAAAAACTACAATATTTTGACCCGGAAAGAAATGAAAGCTATGTACCATACGTAGTGGAAACTTCTGTAGGTTTGGACAGATTATTCCTTTCTATCCTTTCTCACTGTCTGAAAGATGAAGTGCTTGAAGACGGATCTGAAAGAACTGTTCTTTCTCTTCCTCCAGCTTTAGCACCATTTAAAGTAGCGGTATTACCATTAATGAAGAAAGACGGTCTTGCTGAATATGCAGAGAAAGTATTTGATGATTTGAAATATGATTTCAATGTTTATTATGAGGAAAAGGATGCTATTGGTAAACGTTACAGAAGACAAGATGCTATAGGAACGCCATTCTGTATTACAATTGATCATGATTCGTTAAATGATCATACTGTAACACTTAGAGACAGAGATACAATGCAACAGGAAAGAGTTCCGGTTTCTGAACTGAGAAGAATTATTGATGATAAGGTTAACTTCAGAAATCTTTTGAGTAAAATCTAA
- a CDS encoding DUF6364 family protein: protein MNTKLTLNLDKNIIESAKDYAKSNHTSLSKLIENYLNSLTTKEEIERKVSPLVQSLTGLIPYESEEDYKRNYSEYLSKKYL, encoded by the coding sequence ATGAATACTAAATTAACGTTAAATTTAGATAAAAATATTATCGAAAGTGCCAAAGATTATGCAAAAAGCAACCATACCAGTCTTTCAAAACTGATCGAAAATTATCTAAATTCTTTAACAACAAAGGAAGAAATAGAAAGGAAAGTAAGTCCGCTGGTGCAAAGCCTAACGGGTTTAATCCCATATGAATCTGAAGAAGATTACAAAAGAAACTATTCTGAATATCTAAGCAAAAAATATTTATAA
- a CDS encoding type II toxin-antitoxin system VapC family toxin, with protein MENIFVDTNIVIDLLQKRPEYYEEAQELFTLADKKELKLHISALTIANTYYLLSRHYNINDTRKIISQFKVLVNILAVDDKIIELSLSSDFRDFEDGIQYYTAIENNMSHIITRNKKDFKSSILPILTAKEYLKL; from the coding sequence ATGGAAAATATTTTTGTAGATACTAATATTGTTATCGACTTACTTCAGAAGCGCCCGGAGTACTATGAAGAAGCTCAGGAATTATTTACACTTGCTGATAAAAAAGAATTAAAACTTCATATATCAGCTCTAACAATAGCCAATACTTATTATCTTTTGTCAAGGCACTACAATATTAATGATACAAGAAAGATTATTTCACAATTTAAGGTATTAGTGAATATTCTTGCTGTCGATGATAAAATAATAGAATTGTCTTTATCATCTGATTTCCGGGATTTTGAAGACGGAATACAATACTATACAGCTATTGAAAATAACATGAGTCATATTATCACAAGAAACAAAAAAGATTTTAAGTCTTCTATATTGCCTATACTAACAGCAAAAGAATATTTAAAACTCTAA
- a CDS encoding nucleoside recognition domain-containing protein has product MALSRIWSAFIIVAIAVASIKYLSSNDYKSVYNDMIVGKSGDTIQIGKKNLSQFSPIIRDSIAKNPNYQESRIHYSKKEGSEDVKIYRIQASDGVISTSKTAVDICIGLIGIMTLFMGFMSIAEKAGGINFLSRLIQPFFSKLFPEIPKGHPSFGHMMLNFSANLLGLDNAATPFGLKAMESLQSLNPNKDKASNAQIMFLCLHASGLTLIPVSIIAIRASMKSATPTDIFLPCMIATFFATMAAMIIVSFKQKINLLQPVVLAYLGGISAIIALLVMFLVRLNKEELDDFSKLLSNGIILLIFLLIVLGGIYKKINIFDAFIEGAKEGFYTCVKIIPYLVGILIAISLLRTSGVFDIIIDGMKYLANLSHLDTRFVDGLPTALIKPLSGSGARGMMVDTMQTFGPDSFQGRLSAILQGSSDTTFYVIAVYFGAVSIRDTRYTVGAMLLADLVGVITSILLAYMFFG; this is encoded by the coding sequence ATGGCTTTAAGCAGAATCTGGAGTGCTTTCATTATCGTTGCAATTGCCGTTGCAAGTATTAAATACCTCAGCTCTAATGATTATAAATCGGTCTACAATGACATGATTGTAGGAAAAAGCGGAGATACTATACAAATCGGAAAGAAAAATCTGTCACAATTTTCACCGATAATCCGGGATTCAATTGCTAAAAACCCGAATTATCAGGAGAGCAGAATTCACTATAGCAAGAAAGAAGGCAGTGAAGACGTTAAGATATACCGGATTCAAGCCTCAGACGGGGTAATTAGCACCAGTAAAACTGCTGTTGATATTTGTATTGGGTTGATCGGTATCATGACCTTATTCATGGGTTTTATGAGCATTGCCGAAAAAGCAGGAGGTATCAATTTCCTTAGCCGCTTAATACAACCTTTTTTCTCAAAATTATTCCCGGAAATCCCGAAAGGACACCCCTCTTTTGGTCATATGATGCTAAACTTTAGTGCTAACCTTCTGGGATTAGATAATGCAGCGACACCTTTTGGTCTAAAAGCCATGGAAAGCCTGCAATCCCTAAATCCAAATAAGGACAAAGCCAGCAATGCACAAATCATGTTTTTGTGCTTACATGCCAGCGGATTAACCTTAATTCCCGTTAGTATTATTGCTATCCGGGCTTCTATGAAGTCTGCAACGCCTACAGATATCTTTCTGCCATGTATGATTGCAACCTTTTTTGCAACAATGGCTGCAATGATCATAGTTTCTTTTAAACAAAAGATTAACCTGTTACAGCCAGTTGTTTTGGCTTATTTAGGTGGTATTTCTGCTATTATAGCGCTATTGGTAATGTTTCTTGTTCGCCTGAACAAGGAAGAGCTGGATGACTTTAGTAAGCTTCTGAGCAATGGTATTATTCTGTTAATCTTCTTACTTATTGTATTAGGCGGTATTTATAAAAAGATCAATATTTTCGACGCTTTTATAGAAGGCGCAAAAGAAGGTTTCTATACCTGTGTAAAGATTATCCCTTACTTAGTAGGAATTCTTATCGCCATCTCTTTACTTAGAACCAGCGGTGTTTTTGATATTATTATCGACGGAATGAAATATCTGGCAAACCTTTCACATCTAGATACGAGATTTGTAGACGGACTTCCGACAGCATTGATCAAGCCTTTAAGCGGCTCCGGAGCACGTGGTATGATGGTAGATACCATGCAGACTTTTGGACCCGACAGTTTTCAGGGAAGACTTTCTGCTATATTACAGGGGAGCTCTGATACTACATTTTATGTAATCGCTGTATATTTTGGAGCTGTTTCTATTCGTGATACACGCTATACAGTAGGTGCAATGCTTTTAGCAGACTTAGTAGGCGTTATTACCTCTATTTTATTAGCTTATATGTTTTTTGGATAA
- a CDS encoding DUF6909 family protein — protein sequence MVNSRARETTEAIERIYVSMRHLFYRGFFKPGGISGEALRKLLMIIQPEIYGSMGNPNKVELNGLLYVLDRLPEGIEECAFIHLTSDEGFEKGSFDPIVPKKRRRNCYRIDEHQMNIEVLLGRSEIYDILTHLTFLYLEADKIRDIGFDMNEGGRPKRVWKIIEEVALGEKKFSRKEKEVALVHLSALLGRPFDETLEAYNNFGDDDNPDRLFKIIYWLGQISLEDWKESREREIYFSSILQERVGHHFFGEKWANNVKTVLVENNLHERPLHIISANMHSVQNMLFANDALNKKVTKEVDYLLYQKISNTKELRDKISDYAQNKSVIYIDDNSGSNIDVQIIDLAKTDLKNSPLGHYKYSGDDVIMVFDYAFGEQAFEVMDELLRPFETNSITFKMNVKSVSVMGKAGILTGGKGDIMIPTSHIFEGTADNYVFKNALSKDDFTDNELKAFEGSMITVLGTSLQNKDILSYFMTTSWKAVGLEMEGAHYQKAIQIASKIRNHIEEDLFVIYAYYASDNPLETGSTLSSGGLGLTGVKPTYLITLRILEKIIEKANQKKAK from the coding sequence ATGGTAAATTCAAGAGCGAGAGAAACGACAGAGGCTATCGAGCGTATCTATGTTTCCATGCGACACTTATTCTACAGAGGGTTTTTCAAACCTGGAGGTATTTCCGGCGAAGCATTACGAAAACTTTTAATGATCATTCAACCAGAGATCTACGGTAGTATGGGGAATCCCAACAAAGTAGAGCTTAATGGTCTTTTATATGTTTTGGACAGACTTCCGGAAGGAATAGAAGAATGTGCTTTTATTCATTTAACTTCAGATGAAGGCTTCGAAAAAGGAAGCTTTGACCCTATAGTTCCTAAAAAACGTCGAAGAAATTGTTATCGTATAGATGAACACCAAATGAATATTGAAGTTCTTTTGGGAAGATCAGAAATCTATGATATTCTAACTCACCTTACATTCTTATATCTTGAAGCGGATAAAATACGTGATATTGGCTTCGATATGAATGAAGGCGGGCGTCCTAAACGTGTTTGGAAAATTATTGAAGAGGTTGCATTAGGAGAAAAAAAGTTTTCCAGAAAGGAAAAAGAAGTGGCATTGGTTCATCTTTCAGCATTGCTGGGAAGACCATTTGATGAAACTTTAGAAGCTTATAATAACTTTGGTGATGATGACAACCCAGATCGTTTATTCAAGATTATTTACTGGTTAGGCCAGATAAGTCTTGAAGACTGGAAGGAAAGCAGAGAGCGTGAAATTTATTTCAGTTCAATTCTTCAGGAGCGTGTAGGGCATCACTTCTTTGGTGAGAAATGGGCGAATAATGTAAAGACAGTCTTGGTAGAAAATAACCTTCACGAAAGACCTTTACATATTATAAGTGCCAATATGCACAGTGTACAGAATATGCTTTTTGCAAATGATGCACTCAACAAAAAAGTTACAAAAGAAGTAGATTACCTTCTGTATCAGAAGATAAGTAATACAAAAGAGCTTAGAGATAAGATATCAGATTATGCTCAGAATAAAAGCGTTATCTATATTGATGATAACAGTGGAAGTAATATCGATGTTCAGATCATTGATCTGGCAAAAACAGATCTTAAAAATAGCCCGCTAGGACACTATAAGTATTCCGGAGACGATGTTATTATGGTCTTTGATTATGCTTTTGGAGAGCAGGCTTTTGAAGTAATGGATGAATTGCTTCGTCCGTTTGAAACAAACAGCATTACATTCAAAATGAATGTGAAATCTGTTTCTGTAATGGGTAAAGCTGGTATTCTTACCGGAGGTAAAGGAGATATTATGATTCCTACATCTCATATTTTTGAAGGAACAGCAGATAACTATGTTTTCAAAAATGCATTGAGCAAAGATGACTTTACAGACAATGAGCTGAAGGCATTCGAAGGAAGCATGATTACCGTTTTGGGAACTTCACTTCAGAATAAAGATATCCTTTCTTACTTTATGACGACTTCATGGAAAGCTGTAGGACTTGAAATGGAGGGTGCACATTATCAGAAAGCAATTCAGATTGCATCTAAAATCAGAAATCACATTGAAGAAGATTTGTTTGTAATCTATGCTTATTATGCATCGGATAATCCACTGGAAACAGGTAGTACACTATCTTCAGGCGGATTGGGTCTTACAGGTGTAAAACCGACATATCTGATTACATTAAGAATTCTGGAAAAGATTATTGAAAAAGCAAACCAGAAGAAAGCTAAATAA
- the mutL gene encoding DNA mismatch repair endonuclease MutL: MPDIIRLLPDHVANQIAAGEVVQRPASIVKELLENAIDAGATSIELIVKDGGRTLVQVVDNGSGMSATDARLAFERHATSKIRTTEDIFRIATKGFRGEALASIAAVAQIDLKTKQTDTSYGTHIMIHGGELIEQEPVQSTDGSNFAVKNLFYNVPARRKFLKSDNVEIRHIMDEFQRVALAHPGLEFSLYNNDSEVFRLRKSTELQRIVDIFGRRLHSLLVPIKEETDWVRLSGYVGKPEAARKNRGEQFFFVNGRYFKSPYLSRAVQEAFEGLLQPQYIPSYFLFLEIDPEKIDVNIHPQKTEVKFEDENVIFAMLRSSIKRSLGIYNISPSLDFDREPMHDEMIVSRSPSDRVVIPTIQVDRNYNPFREETTTPKPQEIVSLTEMYQTSVSPSPSKINLFDEDDTEDELMRLPNGFWLYNHNNKTLMLDLGRMHQLVLYERKQKKKTSQTHSQKLLFSHEIYLNEIEKMTYLAVREKLIKIGFDLNLDGSEHVLHVHAVPEDLSDKDIIPLLQKIFAEYEDESLDFFEFFESKQVKLQSKSNFDFHQKEDVESLIQDFSALGFPEYNHNKKKCYIELPIEELKNKLKM; the protein is encoded by the coding sequence ATGCCTGATATCATTAGACTCCTTCCCGATCATGTAGCTAACCAGATTGCCGCCGGCGAGGTGGTGCAGAGACCTGCATCCATCGTTAAAGAGCTTTTGGAGAATGCTATTGATGCTGGTGCAACGTCCATAGAACTGATTGTAAAGGATGGTGGCCGGACTCTGGTGCAGGTTGTAGATAACGGAAGCGGAATGTCAGCTACGGATGCCAGACTGGCTTTTGAGCGTCATGCTACTTCCAAAATAAGAACGACGGAAGATATTTTCCGAATTGCTACTAAAGGTTTCAGAGGTGAGGCTTTAGCTTCTATTGCAGCTGTTGCTCAGATAGACCTTAAAACCAAACAGACTGATACTTCCTACGGAACACATATTATGATCCACGGTGGAGAATTGATTGAGCAGGAACCTGTACAAAGTACAGACGGGAGCAATTTCGCCGTAAAAAATCTGTTTTATAATGTTCCTGCAAGAAGAAAGTTTTTAAAATCAGACAATGTTGAAATTCGTCATATTATGGATGAATTCCAACGTGTTGCTCTTGCGCACCCGGGGTTAGAGTTTTCACTTTACAATAATGATTCCGAAGTATTCCGTTTACGAAAAAGTACAGAATTACAAAGGATCGTCGACATTTTCGGGAGACGCTTACATTCCCTTTTAGTTCCAATTAAAGAGGAGACTGACTGGGTAAGACTTAGCGGATATGTAGGAAAGCCTGAAGCTGCAAGAAAGAACAGAGGTGAACAGTTTTTCTTTGTTAATGGACGTTACTTTAAGAGTCCTTATCTTTCCCGCGCAGTTCAGGAAGCATTCGAAGGGCTTTTACAGCCTCAGTATATCCCAAGTTATTTCCTGTTTTTAGAAATAGATCCGGAGAAAATAGATGTAAACATTCACCCGCAAAAAACGGAAGTAAAATTCGAAGATGAGAATGTTATTTTCGCGATGTTGCGTTCCTCTATCAAGAGATCTCTTGGGATTTATAACATCTCCCCAAGCTTGGATTTCGATAGAGAACCCATGCATGATGAAATGATTGTTTCCCGTTCGCCTAGTGACAGAGTTGTAATCCCTACTATTCAGGTAGATCGCAATTATAATCCTTTTCGGGAAGAAACTACTACCCCAAAACCTCAGGAAATAGTTAGTCTTACAGAAATGTACCAGACCAGTGTTTCGCCTTCGCCCTCAAAAATCAACTTATTTGATGAAGACGATACAGAAGATGAGCTGATGCGCCTTCCTAACGGGTTTTGGCTTTACAATCACAACAACAAAACATTAATGCTCGATTTGGGCAGAATGCACCAATTGGTGCTTTATGAAAGAAAACAAAAGAAGAAAACTTCTCAAACACATAGTCAGAAATTATTGTTCTCTCACGAGATTTATCTTAATGAGATAGAAAAAATGACATATCTGGCCGTTCGTGAGAAGTTGATTAAAATAGGTTTTGATCTGAATCTGGATGGTAGTGAGCATGTTTTGCATGTACATGCCGTACCGGAAGACTTATCGGACAAAGATATTATCCCTCTTTTACAGAAAATTTTTGCAGAATATGAAGATGAAAGCTTAGACTTTTTTGAATTCTTTGAAAGCAAACAGGTAAAATTACAATCTAAATCCAACTTCGACTTTCATCAGAAAGAAGACGTAGAAAGCCTTATTCAAGATTTTTCAGCACTGGGATTCCCGGAATATAACCACAATAAAAAGAAGTGTTATATAGAGCTTCCTATTGAAGAACTGAAAAATAAACTTAAAATGTAA
- a CDS encoding rhomboid family intramembrane serine protease codes for MQRYIPPITKTLLIVNVLLFAATYLIKSLGVNLEVVLGAFFPGSPNFQFYQVITHMFMHGGFAHILFNMIALWSFGSAIEMTLGPKKYAIFYFVCGIGAYVLFNVVNYIQVDSLINSLVAQGTDIEQLFHLSKLGINGNLINDTTNATFRGNPEEVKELFGYLITPMVGASGAIYGLLVAFAMLYPDAKIMMLIPPIPIKAKYLMPFLIIVEFFLGVRDSQGDNVAHFAHLGGAVIAFILIKIWTKNRFRINRR; via the coding sequence ATGCAAAGATATATTCCACCTATTACCAAAACCCTCCTGATCGTTAATGTACTACTCTTTGCAGCTACTTATCTGATAAAATCGCTTGGCGTAAATTTAGAAGTCGTTCTGGGGGCTTTTTTCCCGGGATCACCTAACTTCCAGTTTTATCAGGTTATTACCCACATGTTTATGCATGGTGGTTTTGCACATATCTTATTCAATATGATTGCTTTATGGTCTTTCGGGTCAGCTATTGAGATGACTTTAGGGCCTAAAAAATACGCTATATTCTATTTTGTATGTGGTATCGGTGCTTATGTTTTATTTAATGTCGTTAACTATATCCAGGTAGACAGTCTTATTAACAGCCTTGTTGCACAGGGAACAGATATCGAACAGCTTTTTCACCTTTCAAAACTCGGCATTAATGGTAATCTGATAAATGATACTACAAATGCTACTTTCAGAGGAAATCCTGAGGAAGTTAAAGAGCTTTTCGGGTATTTAATAACACCTATGGTAGGAGCTTCGGGAGCTATTTATGGGCTTTTAGTCGCTTTTGCCATGCTTTATCCGGATGCTAAGATTATGATGCTGATTCCGCCAATTCCTATTAAAGCTAAGTATCTGATGCCTTTCCTTATCATCGTTGAGTTTTTCTTAGGTGTGAGAGATTCTCAGGGAGATAATGTTGCACACTTCGCGCATCTTGGTGGCGCAGTTATTGCTTTTATCCTGATCAAAATTTGGACTAAAAACAGATTCAGGATAAATCGCCGATGA